TAGATTCATACATAATTATGTATGTGATTCGTATACATGTCTaaattcatatgtatgttagtAAATATATACGGAAAGGATAGAGAggccaaaacatcttataacgtGGAATGAACCAAAGTAAAGAACTAAGAAGGCTGCAAAATTAATCCAGCTGGTAATGGAGGCAACTAGGCAGGGGAAAATTGGTGACTCCTCCAAATCTTGTCGCCACCTGTACGTGCTCTCACTTATATAGCCAGTACAGTGGCATATCACTTGTACATGAACTTCATTAATTTCCTAAGGTGATCGacattggcaatttggcatgcaTGGCTCGTCGGCGCCACCACCAGCTGCTCGccgtgctcctcgccgccgccgccgccgtggtcgccgccgccggtgcccaAGAGGTACCCTACGCGCCGATTTCGAACACAGGCGGGTGCTCGTCGTGGAACAACTTCAGCGTCGGCAGCGGGTACCAGGTTAACCTCTTCAAGCTCCTCGGCAACCtcgccgcgggcggcgccgccgccggcagcggcggcttctACAGCGGCAGCTACGGCGCCCTCTCCGACATGGTGTTCGGCGTCGCCATGTGCTACGTCGACCGGCACTGGACCAAGTGCCGGAGGTGCCTGGacgcggcgacctccggcgccgccgccttctgccCGTACAGCCGGAGGGTGGACGTCATGTACGACGAGTGCGTGCTCCGCTACTCCGACGAGATCAACCTCTTCTCCTTCGCCGACTCCAGCGGGTGGTACGGTGAGTCGTGATCCAAATTTATTTGCACATAATAAAGGTCAACTTCTGGATCATTATCCTTTTAGAGTTTCCccatcttatatatatatatacttctcgTAAACCGCCGCTAAACGTTGTAACCTTATCatgatatagtgaagatattttgctagCTGGCGTCTAtggtggttttttctctcctgctttagaagggttttccacgttaaatgtCGTGTCTTTTGTGATTAATCTTTTTTATCGTTTGTGTCGTGGGAGAAcgtctacgtcgacgacatgGCGAGCATGAACGCGACGCGGTGGGAGGTGTTCACCGGGCTCGCGGCGGAGgtgacggcggcgtcgccgccaaGAAGCAGGAGTACACGGACTCGCGAGGCGAGTCGCTGACGGTGTACGGGATGGTGCAGTGCGGCCGCGGGTTGCTGCCGGAGGAGTGCAGCAAGTGCCTGAGGCACCAGCTGGGAGAGCTCACCACAGGGCTCCCCAACAACACCGCTGGTATCATCAGGGGTTACAGCTGCTACAGCAGATATGACATGGCTTCCTTCCCAATCCAAATCACCAGCCAGTCTTCTCCCCAAGGTATTTTCCTTTATTTTACCTGATATACCTACCTACTACTCCcacattttgtttgtttgttcactcaaatttatttaagtttgatcaagtttataggaaAACGTAACGGCGCATCAGTAGTACTAAATTAGTTTATGTTGGTATATCAAATCGTGCCGTCACACCTGATCACGTTATGTGTAACCTGTAACTACACCCGAGGACATGACGTTGACGTGGGAGAACGGGGCGAGTATAGATAGCCAAATGGGCCGCCCCCGGCACAACCCAGGCACAATCGAGCCTGGGCCGAGATCAGTCGGGCCAACACGTCGGGCCGGGTCGCGCCTACCCACGGGCTGCACGCACAGCACAATAAGTCTTGGGCGTGCTGGGTCGCCCGAAGGCATGAAAGTCCATCGTGCTTCTTCATAGAATAAATgtctatgtttagtttgttgccaaatttggtcaagggaccacctatacatttggcgataaattttctcctaaaaatttgatagatataactatagtacaatcgtagtgtaattacactgtaacttatatgtaattacactgtaacttgcatgtaactacagtgtaacttgtatataagtttcatgtaattttgaatcgttaaatctattacaagatttgtttttgtgaggaagaaaaaaatcacagcacacacatatgtgtaaggatttgttctcacaacctccattttaccgaaataacatattacaaagagatttttgaaagttacatataagttacactatagttacagtgtaattacatgtaagttacagtgtaattacactacgattgtactgtaattacatctgtcaaatttttgggagaaaatttgtcgataaatatataacaaaatcGTTTGGtcaatatataataaataatgccaaaattttggcaatattattatcttgctaaaattttggctacaatctgaacagaccCTAAGTCTATTTTTTCTCCCTCATATCTTTGGGCTTTCTTATATAgatgaaaataagtctattttagctCCCTCAACTATTTTTCTTGGACTATGcctgccgggccggcccaccgaGCCAAGGCATCGCCCCAGGCACAGCTCAACTGTTGatccgggccggcacgggcccgacaTTAGTCGTGTCGTGCCGTGTTTGGGCTAGGCTAAATGGTCATGCCGTGCGCCGGACCGTCAGGTATCGGGTCTTATTGCCATATATAAGGGCGAGCATCTTTAAAGAAAATGGTATTCCCTCCATACTCATTTTAAATTCAAGGTTTTCTCATAGAGAGTTGTGTACATCTCCATTATTTGAGTTTTCAATTACTATATATTATTAGAAAACCTCAATTCAATGTAGTATTCTATATGCAGAAGCAGACGGTGCCTCGGCCGGTTCCCAATGGAGGCTATACATTCGGCGACAAGTGCTCGCCGGCGTGGCTGCCGGCTCCGCCGCGATCTTCCTTTGCCTGAGTCTTTCAGTCTGCTACATtcttcaccggcgccggcgggacaGCAAGATCAGGCCGGTCAAGCTACCTTCCTCCTCCCGTGATGAATCCGTGGAACCCGACctcgagcacggcggcgggccGCGGCGCTTCTCCtacggcgagctcgccgccgccaccaacgaCTTCTCCGACGACAGGAAGCTCGGAGAAGGTGGCTTCGGCTCCGTCTACCGTGGGTTCTTGGAGGGTCTGAACCTTCACGTCGCCGTCAAGAGGATCTCCCGGAGCTCCCAGCAAGGTTGGAAGGAGTTCGTCTCCGAGGTCAAGATCAtcagccgcctccgccaccgcaacCTCGTGCTGCTCATCGGCTGGTGCCATGaacccgccgcctccgccgccggaggcgacggcgatggcgacggcggcggcgacaaactCTTGCTTGTCTACGAGCTGATGTGCAACGGCAGCGTGGAGAGCCACCTGTACAACCGGGACACGCTGCTGCCATGGCCGGCCAGGTACGAGATCGTGCTCGGCATCGGCTCGGCGCTGCTGTACCTGCACCAGGAGACGGAGCAGCGCGTCGTCCACCGCGACATCAAGCCCAGCAACGTCATGCTCGACGCCTCGTTCAACGCCAAGCTCGGCGACTTCGGCCTCGCGAGGCTCATCGGCGACCGGAGGACGCCGTcgcagacgacggcgacgccgacgacgcggcTGGCGGGGACGATGGGGTACATGGACCCGGAGTGCATGGTGACCGGCAGGGCCAGCGTGGAGTcggacgtgtacagcttcggcgtcgCGCTCCTCGAGCTCGCCTGCGGCAGGTGCCCGGTCATGACGCGGCCGGACGGGAGCGCCGTGCACCTGGCGCAGCGGGTGCGGGAGCTGCACGACGCCGGGagggtcaccgccgccgccgacggacggCTGAACGGAGGGTTCGACGGCGACGAGATGGAGCGCGTGCTGGTGGTCAGGCTGTGGTGCGCGCACCCCGACCGCGGCATGAGGCCGGCCATCAGGCAGGCCGTCAACGTGCTGCGGTTCGACGCACCGCTGCCGAGCCTCCCGCCCCCGGCGaagatgccggcggcggcgtacgcgcggccggcgacggtTGACACGTCCTGTTCCGTCAGGAGCGAGTCTTCTCATGGAGATGATCCCATAGGAGGTACCAAAGGATATCAAACGTTCTAGCGAGTCTACGAGTTAAGATGCAAGCGGGCAAACCCAACACCGTATAAAAGGTCGCTTGTTGGTTTATTTCTCGTGTGTTAGTACAATtttagaagaagaaaaagaactaTAAGTGGAATAAAcggaaaaaattaaaataaaatcatgCTCGAACACCCCACTTGTATCCCTGTGACTAGAAGTCTGGAACAACTTCTTTCTCTTGACTCCTACCCACATCATTTGTGATTTGAATTTCATCATGCATTGgaacatatataaaagtaaatttctCAAAATCACTTGGAGTCCAATCTAGAACTTGAATAAGGTGAACCGTATTCACCTTATTGTTGTACGTAGCAAAACCATTCATAAAATCTATTTAGAGAGGCCTGTCGTTTTTGTCTTAACCAGCGACGCCTAAATATGGAGAAAACGTGGAGTCTACAGCATCGTAATcgtactacatgcatgcattttcttaatagacatgcatgtatttttcctcttcaaacaaagttttctcttaaattacttatccgatctacaatccgattacaccattgtgttcgttacaattaaatcttcataacaagatcttacatgattatattatgatgaaaaaatatttatatttatatttataaataacttTAACTGGGATGTGCTTCTGTGCTTCTCAAGAGAAAACTGCACGGCTTTTAAGGAAAAACGAGAGGCTCTGATTAGAAGGTAGTTAACAGCCTAAATTTCCTTTAGAAAGGGCAATTTCGTCCTTGAGGGTGCTAATCGTATCTCTGATCGCCATTGCAGTGCACCAAGGGATCGAGCAAGCAAGCATCGATGAATTCATTCGCTTTTCATTTTAATTTTCGTTTTCTGTCCTATCCATCTAAATCTGCTATCCAGATTACATAGCGATGTTGCCCAGAATcgataaaaaagagagagagaaagcattAAAAAACCAATTTGTAACCGAGTTACTCTACTGCGGTTCTATTAACGCAAACAAATCAAGGAATTCTAAAGCAAATTAGATTGGAAAGAAGGAAGGAAAAGTACAAGGGATTTGGGGGCAATGGAGCAATTGGGCATGAACTCCCGCTCCAAATCAATCTGGTACTAGCCAAAGGATATATCTATTGGGACTGTCATGGGATCCTGCTACAGTTCTGACAGTGACGACGAGATCCGGGCGTTGGAGacggagaagagagaagaaaggaacGGGGCAGCGAGAATCCAGAATCAGGGATCGAAGAGAATTACAGCCTAACTTTTCCCAAGGACAAAACTACCCTTGATAAATGATGCTTAGGCTTCTAATCTGAGCCTCTCGTTTTTCTTTAATAGCCGTGCAGTTTTCTCTTGAGGAGCATAGAAGCACATCCctaacttttattatatatataagttacttttatcatatatatatataagttactttcaGATTtaactaaattacttcttagacatactacctccgttttttaatagatgacgtcgttgactttttctcacatgtttgaccattcgtcttattcaaaaaatttacgtaattataatttattttgttatgagttgttttatcactaatagtactttaagtcttattcaaaaattttatgcaaatgtataagatataaatcacacttaaagtactattagtgataaaacaactcataacaaaataaattataattacgtaaattttttgaataagacgaatggtcaaacatgtgagaaaaagtcaacgacgtcatctattaaaaaacagagggagtataaaagtaaattcaataaagtctataagtaatgtacatatattataaaggaaaaagtacgaattacccccctccgaactatcgcggtcggccgaattacccccctgaaccacaaaaccagacattcttcaccctcaactatgcaaaccggacgaattacccccctcgacctaatccgcggtggttttggtctacggggcgtacacgtggcagtccggtcagcattttatttttttaaatggtgggacccacaagtCATACcactctttctctcttcctccatctctctttctctctcttcttcggcCAGCAGCGGGCAGCGCCGCGCACGCCGGCACGCCATGGCGGAGAGGCGAGCGCCGGTGGCGCCGGCCGGCAGCATCTTGAGGACGGCAGCgtgaggccgcggcggcggtggtctaGGCGGAGCACGAGCGCAAGGAGGCGGAGCTTGCCCGGGCGCCGGTCGGCTGAGGCAGAGCTCGCGGTGGCTGAGGCGGAGACGGACGagcgggcggcgacggaggcggaggccgtcGCGCGATTGCCTCCTCGCTGAcctcgccagcggcggcggccggcgccacgACGGCCCACctctccgccatggccgcctttcccccatcccctccacctccccgcgcgccgccatgcacgccgaccgccggcccgccgtcgccaccatccgAAGCTTCCTCTCCGCTTCGCCCCctccgcgccgctcccgccgccgcctggagcGCCGTCCCATTCGCGCTTGCCGCTGCTCGCCGCAGACCTGTTCCCCTCCCTgactcgcccgccgccggccggagcCACGCACGCTGCCGCTCGCCCAGCCGCTCCCGTCAACGCTAACAGCACACACATAGAGGATGGGAGGGCGCCTTCCGCCTCCCATCTTGAGGATGGCAACTCGATCAATCGATCCGTGTGTACGCGACGCGATGCTTTCAAAGCAGTTGTAATCAACGTATGTCGTCATGCGCCCGCCGCGACGGGGAAGCCGATGCCGCGGCACGTCGACGGGAACATGGCGAAGAGGAAGctccccgccgcgccggccgccatggGCACCGCCGCGAGCAGctgcctcgtcgccggcgcccggCGACTCCACCGGGTAGAAGCACGCCACCGCGTTGCAGTCCACCATGGCCACGCCCAGGAACACCGCGAACGACAGCGCGCCGAGCCTGTACCTGTTgtccctcggcggcggcgagccggagcCGTCGatgaggcggaggcggctgctGGGCGTGACGAAGTCGTAGCGCACGGCGCCCGTGCCGTCGCGGTAGCTGTCGGTGAAGGAGAGCAGGAAGCAGCAGAGTGCATAGGCGCCGACGAGGCAGGCGATGAGCGCACGGTTGGTGGCCGTGTAGCTGTCGTCCGCGGTGGAGGACGGCGAGAGCACCTCGAAGGCGAGCACGGCGCCGGTCGGGAGGTGCTTTGCGAGGTCGGCCGTGCTGTTCAGCGTCCTTGCAGACGAGGCTCGGCGTCGCCTGTGCCGGCGGTTGCGTCGTCTAGCCGTCGTCCGATGACGCGAGCAGCGGCGCCTTCGCCTCCGGgaactcctcgtcgccgccgcttggccGCGACGCCATCACGAACAAGAACAATGACTAGCTTTGCTGACTGTACACCTTTGTGACACGCTGTACTGCCACATGGACATGGACTGGTCAAAACCGCGCCCTAACTCTGCTTAAGGGGGTTAACTctccggttttaatagttgaaggTGCATAATGTccggttttttttactttaggGGGTTATTCGGACGACCACcatagttcaggggggtaatccGTAGTTTTTCCTATTATAAAAGTAGCTTAAAACAAAATGGAACtaactttgtcacgacattagaagtaaattcgttgtagggataaaaatatgacttcacgtccaatgaaaaaaggcattcattaaagttactttctttttataagttacttctataatatatgtaaattacttttagactttattgaatttacttttatatgtctaagaagtaatttagggaaatctaaaagtaatttagatatatgataaaagtaatttatattttttcatcaaaatataatcatgtaagatcttgttataaagatttaattgttacgaacacaacgatacaatcggatcgtagatcggatgagtagtttaagagaaaattacaTTTAAAGTATAAGTGGATAGTATCTCTCTTAGATGGAGTggagctaccactagctgtatAGTCACGTCCAAAACCATTCCTTTTTCACCATGTCATCTGTCTCCTGACAGTTGGGAAGCAGAAATgttatttttaacaaaaaaaaaattgcacgcTAGGCACTTGGGTATAAGCCCAATCTCGTCCATCCTCCTCGGCTCGCTAACCTCAGCAATGGCGGCGCGCTGGTGATGCAGACCGGCGCCAGCGGGAGGTACAgcctgttgagattatagacatataatgatttaatctattccataaataaatcatgacattacagatgaaaactagcatgaacgcatcattagatctatacatgtaaactaagcagtaaaacacgaacagatcaaatatgcgcaacatattgaacacataccgaggtgacggaaagaccggttgcttggtcgaaacttttcgcaggtgtctacgaagacacgaaacacgcgagcgaagaggaaggcgagccgtcgcgaacaaaacagggagcagtcgcgcgaagcgcttcccaaaaaccttattgccgccttctcccggtgcaggacgtcgaaggcagaggttccggagacctgctctcccgatcgccggtgcacgccggcgaacgggatggagtagtctacgagcgacggcgcagtacagagtaggaggcaaaccctagattgatttcacacttgttgcgtgaagacggcaggtcggtttatatagagaagggtcgcttgatcagggcgcccgcacgatctctactgcgcgtaaccgaaccggataagtcgcgcgtaacttatccggactccacgccgtttgcacgcaccggatttttcggaacgtttccaaaacaaaaacgaatccgaatttgcagcaaaacaaaactgcaaaaggaggctgcatctgcgcaagggtaaggagccaatttttcggaccattcgacgcgtacgtcttgcacgcgcgccgccggcccggcgaggcgaggcgaggcgagcgagcgcgcgcgtgtgtttcccctcttctctccaccacacatgcttcaagtggctaggaggacatcctcccttttaaggaggtcctcctctcctagaataagcaaggtggtactaaactccacaagcatgccatcccatgaggtgggcttttgtgattttccaaagaattaatcttcgagtgggctaaggcccattcattaattccaacaatcccccaccaaatctcaaaatcccactgagatttgccttttccaatatactgtttatataccagcggttcgatggagaccaattaaggttgaacatccacctagaactccaagctacacttactcacaacttgaacaatggactacgccttgaattgcaagtcttgtgcaagcaagtttcactcaaagtcttatctggtactagaccgtctgtagactacccctcgggtggagcgtataagtcatactcctaggtctttaataagcttcctagaagattcacccaaaatcttcatagactgcgaccaacagtcaagctca
This genomic window from Oryza sativa Japonica Group chromosome 12, ASM3414082v1 contains:
- the LOC4352743 gene encoding L-type lectin-domain containing receptor kinase IX.1, with translation MARRRHHQLLAVLLAAAAAVVAAAGAQEVPYAPISNTGGCSSWNNFSVGSGYQVNLFKLLGNLAAGGAAAGSGGFYSGSYGALSDMVFGVAMCYVDRHWTKCRRCLDAATSGAAAFCPYSRRVDVMYDECVLRYSDEINLFSFADSSGWYERLRRRHGEHERDAVGGVHRARGGGDGGVAAKKQEYTDSRGESLTVYGMVQCGRGLLPEECSKCLRHQLGELTTGLPNNTAGIIRGYSCYSRYDMASFPIQITSQSSPQEADGASAGSQWRLYIRRQVLAGVAAGSAAIFLCLSLSVCYILHRRRRDSKIRPVKLPSSSRDESVEPDLEHGGGPRRFSYGELAAATNDFSDDRKLGEGGFGSVYRGFLEGLNLHVAVKRISRSSQQGWKEFVSEVKIISRLRHRNLVLLIGWCHEPAASAAGGDGDGDGGGDKLLLVYELMCNGSVESHLYNRDTLLPWPARYEIVLGIGSALLYLHQETEQRVVHRDIKPSNVMLDASFNAKLGDFGLARLIGDRRTPSQTTATPTTRLAGTMGYMDPECMVTGRASVESDVYSFGVALLELACGRCPVMTRPDGSAVHLAQRVRELHDAGRVTAAADGRLNGGFDGDEMERVLVVRLWCAHPDRGMRPAIRQAVNVLRFDAPLPSLPPPAKMPAAAYARPATVDTSCSVRSESSHGDDPIGGTKGYQTF